In Bacillus methanolicus, the following proteins share a genomic window:
- a CDS encoding PP2C family serine/threonine-protein phosphatase has product MIYSIKEKIELIVHQSSKQGKTECGDSYYFTATDDYFVCVLADGLGSGPNAREASEAVVSVVEQNHHKDVETLMKECNNSLMQKRGAAVAIFKVYFKSMEFEYCCVGNIRFFLYSPSGKLTYPLPVTGYLSGRPQVFQTQRFFYEPNSKFLVFSDGLNLQGTKTLLNGYLPVESIANEILTKHVTTSDDTTFIVGSLLG; this is encoded by the coding sequence CCTCTAAACAGGGCAAGACTGAATGTGGAGACAGTTATTATTTTACAGCTACAGATGACTACTTTGTCTGTGTCTTAGCAGATGGACTTGGCAGCGGACCTAATGCCCGTGAAGCTTCTGAGGCAGTTGTCTCTGTCGTTGAGCAGAACCACCACAAAGATGTTGAAACGCTTATGAAAGAGTGCAACAATTCTTTGATGCAAAAAAGGGGTGCAGCTGTAGCAATTTTTAAGGTTTATTTTAAATCAATGGAATTTGAATATTGCTGTGTAGGCAATATTCGTTTTTTCCTCTATTCTCCTTCCGGCAAGCTGACTTATCCCCTTCCGGTAACAGGTTATCTTTCTGGGAGGCCTCAAGTTTTCCAGACACAGCGGTTTTTCTATGAACCAAACTCAAAATTCCTCGTTTTTTCAGATGGCCTGAATCTTCAAGGAACAAAAACTTTGCTAAACGGCTATCTTCCCGTTGAATCTATTGCGAATGAAATATTAACAAAACATGTGACGACTAGTGATGACACTACTTTCATCGTAGGAAGCTTACTTGGATAA
- a CDS encoding Tex family protein, translated as MKLIASEQSLSLKQVRNVISLINEGNTVPFIARYRKEQTGALDEVQLRNIIERWQYLQNLEQRKEEVIRLIAEQGKLTDELQSQIEKAIKLQEVEDLYRPYKQKRRTKATIAKEKGLEPLAEWLLTFLKTGSVVEKASEFLSGEKEVNSIEDALAGAKDIIAEWVSDDPESRKWIRGETAKSGTIVSEVKEAEKDEKKVYEMYYEYEEPIGKIVPHRILALNRGEKEEVLRVQIKPDIQKILQFLHKKWIKDQQSITASLVAEAVEDGYKRLIQPSIEREIRNELTEKAEERAIHIFSENLRNLLLQPPLKGKIVLGVDPAYRTGCKLAAVDETGKVLHIDVIYPHPPVSKTKEAREKFIKVLKDFKIEVVAIGNGTASRETEQFVAETLKEVNEEIFYLIVNEAGASVYSASDLAREEFPDLQVEERSAVSIARRLQDPLAELVKIDPKSVGVGQYQHDVSQKKLSESLTFVVETAVNQVGVNVNTASSSLLQYVAGLSKTVANNIVKQREEQGKFTTRAQLKKIPRLGAKTYEQAIGFLRIIDGDEPLDRTGIHPENYPEVKKLLANLGFKTVDIGTDDLKNALTGLDLKETAAQLDIGELTLKDIIDALIRPGRDPRDELPKPLLRKDILKLEDLKPGMELQGTVRNVVDFGAFVDIGVKQDGLVHISKLSRQFVKHPLDIVSVGDVVTVWVDNVDTNKGRIALTMLAPSENNDQ; from the coding sequence ATGAAACTTATTGCTTCCGAGCAATCTTTATCTTTAAAACAAGTTCGAAATGTCATTTCTTTAATTAATGAAGGAAATACCGTTCCATTCATTGCCCGCTATCGGAAAGAACAAACAGGTGCGCTTGATGAGGTGCAGCTGCGAAATATTATTGAAAGATGGCAATATCTTCAGAACCTTGAACAGCGAAAAGAAGAAGTGATTCGATTAATCGCTGAACAAGGCAAACTAACCGACGAACTTCAAAGCCAAATCGAAAAAGCAATTAAGCTTCAAGAAGTTGAAGACCTTTATCGCCCTTATAAACAGAAACGCCGGACAAAAGCAACAATCGCGAAGGAAAAAGGGCTTGAACCGTTAGCTGAATGGCTTCTGACTTTTCTAAAAACAGGATCTGTTGTAGAGAAAGCGAGCGAATTTTTATCAGGGGAAAAAGAAGTGAACAGTATCGAAGACGCACTTGCCGGAGCAAAGGATATTATTGCTGAATGGGTATCAGATGATCCGGAAAGCAGAAAATGGATCCGTGGAGAAACAGCAAAATCCGGAACAATTGTATCCGAGGTAAAAGAAGCTGAAAAAGACGAGAAAAAAGTGTACGAAATGTATTATGAATACGAAGAGCCTATCGGAAAAATCGTTCCTCACCGCATCCTTGCCTTGAATCGAGGCGAGAAAGAAGAGGTACTTCGCGTTCAAATCAAGCCTGACATTCAGAAAATCCTTCAATTTTTACATAAAAAATGGATTAAAGATCAGCAATCCATTACAGCATCACTTGTGGCAGAAGCGGTAGAAGACGGATACAAACGTCTTATTCAGCCGTCAATCGAACGGGAAATCCGAAACGAACTGACGGAAAAAGCCGAAGAGCGTGCCATTCATATCTTCTCTGAAAATTTACGCAACCTATTGCTGCAGCCTCCTTTAAAAGGAAAAATTGTGCTTGGTGTAGATCCCGCTTACCGAACAGGATGCAAACTTGCTGCAGTGGATGAGACAGGGAAAGTTTTGCATATTGACGTAATCTATCCTCATCCGCCTGTATCGAAAACAAAAGAAGCGAGGGAAAAATTCATAAAAGTTCTTAAAGACTTCAAGATTGAGGTGGTTGCCATCGGAAATGGAACCGCGTCAAGAGAAACAGAACAATTTGTTGCAGAAACTTTAAAAGAAGTAAATGAAGAGATTTTTTATTTAATTGTCAATGAAGCAGGCGCAAGTGTTTATTCAGCATCAGATCTTGCGAGAGAGGAATTTCCTGATTTGCAGGTAGAAGAGCGAAGTGCCGTTTCGATCGCCCGGAGATTGCAAGATCCTTTGGCGGAACTTGTTAAGATTGATCCTAAGTCGGTTGGTGTTGGACAATATCAGCACGATGTTTCGCAAAAAAAGCTTTCTGAATCGTTAACCTTTGTTGTCGAAACTGCTGTTAACCAGGTAGGAGTCAATGTAAATACTGCGTCTTCCTCCCTCTTGCAATATGTCGCAGGCTTGTCTAAAACAGTTGCAAATAATATTGTTAAACAGCGGGAAGAGCAAGGGAAATTTACAACAAGAGCACAGCTCAAAAAAATCCCGAGACTTGGTGCAAAAACTTATGAACAAGCGATAGGGTTTTTGCGCATTATTGATGGAGATGAGCCGCTTGATCGGACAGGCATTCATCCGGAAAATTACCCGGAAGTTAAAAAACTGCTTGCAAATCTGGGCTTTAAAACTGTAGATATAGGAACAGATGATTTAAAGAATGCTCTGACTGGATTGGATTTGAAAGAAACTGCTGCTCAACTGGATATCGGGGAATTAACTTTGAAAGACATTATTGATGCCCTAATCCGGCCGGGAAGAGATCCACGGGACGAGCTTCCAAAACCGCTTTTAAGGAAGGATATTTTAAAACTTGAAGATTTAAAGCCGGGAATGGAGCTTCAGGGAACGGTCAGAAATGTAGTGGATTTTGGTGCATTTGTTGATATCGGGGTAAAACAGGATGGGCTTGTTCATATATCAAAGCTCAGCCGGCAATTTGTCAAACATCCTTTAGATATTGTTTCAGTCGGCGATGTCGTGACTGTATGGGTGGATAACGTGGACACAAATAAAGGAAGAATTGCGTTAACGATGTTGGCGCCTTCTGAAAATAACGATCAATAA